CCAGTTGATTGACCAGAATGAGGAACTCCTACAAGCCAATGACACGCTGCATAATTTTATGCAAGCAACTGAAATTGCGATGATATTTCTTGATCAATCCCTTCATATTCGAGAGTTTACATCTGTGACGACCCAAATTTTCAGTTTGCGCACGATAGATAAAGGGCGCCAGATTAAAGAATTCTCGCATAATTTGAATTATTCTGATCTAATTGACGATGCCGAAACCGTGTTAAATACCCTAGACAGTATTGAGAAAGAAATTGAAAATACGAATGGGCGGTGGTATCAGGTGCGTATTCGTCCTTATCGAACAGTCAACCATATCGTTGATGGTGTCGTCCTGACATTTTCTGACATTACCTCCCAGAAGCTGTCCTCTCTTTATCAACGCCAATTGATTGATACCGTTGAAAATAGCCTGATAGAGTTAGATAGTGACTTGCGCGTTGTTAATGCGAGTCAGTCATTCTATGATACCTTCGAGGTTAAAGAAGAAGATACGATTGGGAAATTATTATATCACCTAGGCAATGGACAATGGGATATTCCAGAGTTGCGTCACCTCTTAACTGAAATCATCCCGGAACAGACGATTGTACGTGATTATGAGGTCACCCATAGTTTCCCAGAACTTGGCATCCGTACGATGCGCCTCAACGCCCGTCAAATCGCTGAACTCGATCGTATCCTGCTGGTGATTACAGATATATCCGCATAGCCGGGACCTCTTATAGTCCTTTAGCCTACATATTTATGACCATCTGACCTAACTTATGTTGCGCCATACGGACGTTCCAAACGCCCGTTATTTATATTTAAATAATTAGGACAAACGATGTTTATGAAAGAGAATGATTGTGGATAATTTAAAAGACCTTTATTTGGATGAACTCCGTGATATTTATGATGCTGAGACGCAACTTGTTAAAGCCTTGCCAAAGATGGCTCAGGCAGCCGCTTCTGAAAAATTGCAGCAAGCGTTTGATCAGCATCTCCAGCAGACACAAGAGCATGTTCGCCGTCTTGAGCAGATTTTCGATGATCTGGAAGCCAACCCCAAAGGGGAGACCTGCGAAGCTATGCAGGGCCTCATCAAAGAAGGCGATCAAATCATCAAAAAAGATGCCGATGCGGATGTCAAGGACGCCGCTTTGATCGCAGCCGCTCAGCGTGTCGAGCATTATGAAATCGCAGCCTATGGTACGGTCTGCACCTATGCGGAAAGTCTGTCACAGCCTGAGGCGCTCGACCTGCTTAAGAAAACGCTCGAAGAAGAAAAAGCGACCGACGCTAAGCTAACAGACCTGGCTGTAAGTTCCATCAACAAGAAGGCGCAAGCGAGCTAAACACTTCTAAATGGACGCCCGCTCTTTAAAGGGCGGGCACTTTGACTGCTGAAAATGAACCCTCCGCAACATCAGGATACCGGATGCGCATCGATGGCACGTAGCAACTCATATGATACTGACATATCTTAGCCGATAGCCACATCAAGCATCATCATGAGAAATAAAATGGCAAGATACATAGACGAGTTTTTGTAGAGCCTTTTTGCCAGTGATTTCTTCGTGTCGCTCATGAAGCATAATGTTAAGTAGATCAGCCTCAGCCCCAGGACGATAGCCGCGCCAAAATACAGCCCGCCCAATAAACCCACCGGAAAGGGCAACAGCGTCAGCAGGACTAACAGCAGCGAATACCATAGCATAAGGAAGCTTGTCACACGCTCGTCGTAGATGACGGGCAGCATGGGGACTTCAGCGCGATCGTAATCAGACTTTACCATATAGGCGAGGGCCCAACTGTGGGGCGGCGTCCAGAAAAACACGATCAGGAACAACAATAAGCTGCCGCTGCTCAACGTCCCGGCCACGGCAGACCATCCGACTAATACAGGAAAAGCCCCAGCCCCACCGCCGACGATGACATTCAAAATAGTGTGGCGCTTGAGGTAAAGTGTATAGAAGATGACATAATACAGGGCACCTATTACAGCCAGGATGGCCGTCAGGCCATTGGTCCCCACCATCAGAACAAGACTGCCCCATCCGAGCAGACCAATACCAAAGAGAAAAGCGTTCGTTGACTTGATGCGACCGGATGGAATGGGCCGCCTGCTGGTGCGTGACATGGTAGCATCCATCTTATGGTCAAAAAATTGGTTCAGCGCACTGGCCCCGCCAGCGGTCAACGTCCCCCCAATAATTGCGCTGATGAGGCTCAGCGGGTTAAGTGCTGCTTGCTGCGAAGCAACAACCATCGCTGTCACCATCGTAAACACCAGAAGCAGGACAACCCGTAGCTTCATCAATTCAAGATAAGTATGGACCATACGACGTAAAGAACTCAGTAACTTGTACTTCGTTGGGGCAGTGTTACGAGTCAGGGTATCCATTAGTCAGCAACCACATCAATCAATCCATAAGCCTTGTTGCCTGCATCCGATTCACTGAAATAGATATAAACGCCCGGCGTATTGAATACGTAGCTAAATGTTTCCCCTGTATAGATGTCGCCGGAATCCCACGCTTCGGCCCCTTCTGGCAGCAGGGCACCCGCGTTATCCGCATCGGGGTTATAGCTCACAGTGGCGACGAAAGCGCCTTTATTGAGCCATACAATCTCGGTTCCTTGCTTGATAGTCACGCTGGATGGCTCGAAAAACGTCTGCGGCATGATGGTATTGATTGTGATCGTTACGGCATTTGCAGTCCTGGCATTGCAGGTGCTCAGAAGAAACAGGGCAATCCCCAGGCATGCGATGCGTCCGAGATGCCAGTATTTGCGAGGCGGGGCGTTTTGGCTGATTGTTTGTATCATTCCAGCATATTCCTCAGTAGGTAATCAGGTGGTTCGGCTCACGGAGATATTGGTTCTTGATCGCGTCAGCCTGCCAGTAAGCCAGCGCCAACAAGGTACCGGTCGGGTTCATGCCGGGATTTTGTGGATAGAGGGCCGCACCTGTGACGAATAAATTCGGAGTATCCCATACCTGGCCGTAGCGATTCGTCACTGAGTTTTCTGGCGAATCTCCCATAATCGCGCCACCAGTGCAGTGTGTGCTCTGGTAGGAATGCACGTTGTAGGGTGAAAGCTCCGTTGTGGTGACGACATGATCTGGGTTCATCACATCCATGATTTCTTTGCAGCGCTGTGCTATGTAGCGATACAACTTGTAGTCATTATCGTGAAAATCATAAGTGAGCCGCAGCAGCGGTTGCCCCATGTTATCGGTGTAAGTTGGGTCCAGATCAAGAAATTGATCCGTATAAGGTAGGCTCTCACCCTGGATGCCAATCCCGGTGACGCTGTCCCAGTTCTCGCGCAGGTTATCCTTCCAGGCTTGCCCCCATTGCGTACCAGCACCAGCCAGACTGCCAACTTCGCTGGCGATAGGAGGCCGTGGTCGGGTGCCTTGATTGCCGTCGCCGTCTTCGTCGCCTGCGCTGCCATCTTTTTCCATGTCGAAGACAGGCATATTTAATGTCGAAGTGACGGGCTCTTTTTCACCACCCCCACAACTGATGCTCGCCCCACCGATGAAATCCAGGTCGCTATGGTCGAAATTGTCTGCATTAAAATCGTGGATCAGGTCTTGCAGGCAGCTATTGCCCATATAGGAATTAAACCGCTGCCCCTTAAATAAACCGGTCACGGGCCCGCCGATTAGTTGATAGGTGTAATTCTTGCCGACGCGATCCTGATCATTGCCCAGCCCATTGGGATGTGAATCGCTACTGGATAACAGCAGCAAGCGCACATTAGAGAGCGTATAAGCCGATAGAATCACGATGTCGGCTGGCTGGAAATGCTCCTCGCCGGTGGTCTGGTCGATGTAGGTGACGCCGGTCGCCAGCCCATCTTTGTTGGATTCTACGCGGATGACCTTGCAATTGGTACGGATGTGATAGCGGCCTGTTTCCAATGCCAGGGGGATATGAGAAGCATTGGCGCTGGCTTTCGCATCGACTTCACAACCAAAGCGCGTACAAAAGCCACAATAGATACAGCCGCTACGTTCCCGGCCGGAAATATCACGATAGGCTTCTGATAGAATCGCGGCTGGTTGTGGGAATGGATGGTAGCCCATTTCCCGGGATGCTGCCGAGAACATATCCGCCGCTTTGCTGCGGACGAGTGGGGGCAGTGGGTAAGGTCGCTGATGGGGCCCTTCAAACGGGTTGCCACCCTCAATAATTGTTCCTCCGAGGTTGCCAACCTGCCCGGATATGCCAATATCATATTCTGATTGTGTGTAATAAGGTTCTAGATCTGCATAATCGAGCGGCCAATCCTGGATCATGTTTCCTTCGGGTAATTTTTCTTCGCCATAGCGTTCGATATGGTGCGTGCGATAATTGAAGTCCGAGGGATAGAAGCGCCACGTCTGGGCGGCCCAATGAATGCCCGCGCCGCCAATCCCCTGCCCAGGGTGAAACGAGCCAAATTGCCGGATCGGCAGTGATGGCTTATTGGGGTTGGGTCGCCATGTCCACGTCTCACGATTGAGATCGAACATCATGGCCTTGCGCAGCGTATAGCGCAAACTATCGTGATTATGTTCAAAGTCTTCCGTTGCCCAACGCTGCGGCCCCGCTTCAATGGAGATGACGTCCATATTCGCTGCGGTGAACTGTTGCGCGAGGATGCCAGCCGTCCAACCAGCGCCGACGGTCACGACGTCGACATGTTTTTGCGTCGCCATTAGTCATTCTCCTTTTCTTCAAGATCGCTCTGCGAGGGGTGCTCATCGGGATCAACTAGGTTATCTTCATCTGAACCTGAAACAGGTAGTACAACCGCATTATTAGCATTGTCTCCCGGATGGAAGTGGTGCATCTGGGCAATGGTCTGGGGCGGGCGCGGCGGCGCATCACCGCGAATTTCGTCGCCATCATAAGAGCGCTGTGCACCTGGATAGCCAATCAACTGCCAACCCACAACATCACGATTGCCACCATACACCGGGTCGCTAAACATACCTTCGCTGACATGGCGCCGCAGTACATGGAAGAAAGCTTCTGGCTTAAACTGCGTGAAGCCAGGAACTTCATTATCCAGCAGGGATTGAACGATTTCGTTTTGCTGCTCATCGCTGAGGTCTACCACGCTTGCGTCGTATTGGGATTGCGCATAATTTTCGACGGCTGTGATACCGATCCGATAGACTTCCAGCGGGCTGAGCATATGTTGATAGCCATAACGCTTGATCTGGTCCGCGGCGATGGGTATGGCGTTAAAGCGGTCCGTGCTAGGTGGCGTATCGCCTTCATAGGTGACGGCAAAGGGCGCGCTGCGATAGGTCGCTTCTACGAATCCATCGTTGAAAGCTAGCATATTATCGATATAAACCACCACATTGGCTTCGCGTGCTCCGGGATCATCGACGGTACCCGGCAAAATTCGTGCCACCAATGCATCCACCACTAGCGCCTCTTGCAGCGTCAGAACGCGCAAAATATCGGGGTCCGGCGCTTCGGTCGGTGTGTCTGGTACATAAGGATAAGGATTCACACCTTCGGGATAAGAAGGGCCAATGGCAGAGGCCGCCACTTCATCGGCTGTCGGTGTGGAAAAACCGGTGATGCCCAGCGCCACTGCGCCACCTGCTGTCGCCATAAAACCTAGGCTCTGTAAGAAGCGCCGCCGTGACATCGTATTCTGGCGGGCGTCCTGCCGCTGGTTTTGTTCATCGGATGAAGGGGTGTTCGATGTATCATTCACCATAAAATATTTTCTTCCTACTTCAACAGAGAGAGAACACCGTGTGTCATCTGTCACTATCGAGCGAATACAAATAAGCCGCAATGTCTACCGCGTCGTCGTAGCTGACACCGACATGTGGCATGGCAGTTTGTGGATCAACTTCTTGCGGGAATTGAATCCACGTGATGAGATTTTGCGGGGTATTGGTCAATACCCCTGCGATATAACTTTGTTCCGCGATGTGCGCCAGCGACGGGCCCGTTGTACCCTGTGGGCCAGCGACATTGGGCACAGCATGGCACGCAGAACAACCGTATTGTCTGATGAGTTCTCGCCCTTGTTCGGCGTCGCCAGCGGGGATGCTGCGCTCAGGGGCAACACCCATGTGTCGATCCATTGAGAGTACCGCCGTCCCGCCCATTACGAGAAATATCGTAAGTAGAAGAGCAAACCCCATATATTTGTTGGCTGTCTGACGCATAGTAAGTTGTCCTTCAGACAATTGTGTGTTCATCCTGTGGCTACTTGATCCATTGCGTTTAGCCACTTCCATAAATAAAATGCAGCGCAGGCGGTATAAACAAAGCCGCCCGTAAGCCACATAATGAGACCAGCTAACTGCTGGTCATGCAGTGGAATCAGGCCCCACAGGCGGGTTACTTCTTCGTAAGCGCTGTACCAGGGATGCGAACTGAATACGAGCAGCATACCGAGCGCAGCTCCTTGCAGCATTGTCATGAACATCAAAATGACATTGACGCTGTAGTTCAGCGTGTGACGCTGCTGTGAGATAACCCACCAGAATAGATAAG
The Phototrophicus methaneseepsis DNA segment above includes these coding regions:
- a CDS encoding GMC family oxidoreductase, with translation MATQKHVDVVTVGAGWTAGILAQQFTAANMDVISIEAGPQRWATEDFEHNHDSLRYTLRKAMMFDLNRETWTWRPNPNKPSLPIRQFGSFHPGQGIGGAGIHWAAQTWRFYPSDFNYRTHHIERYGEEKLPEGNMIQDWPLDYADLEPYYTQSEYDIGISGQVGNLGGTIIEGGNPFEGPHQRPYPLPPLVRSKAADMFSAASREMGYHPFPQPAAILSEAYRDISGRERSGCIYCGFCTRFGCEVDAKASANASHIPLALETGRYHIRTNCKVIRVESNKDGLATGVTYIDQTTGEEHFQPADIVILSAYTLSNVRLLLLSSSDSHPNGLGNDQDRVGKNYTYQLIGGPVTGLFKGQRFNSYMGNSCLQDLIHDFNADNFDHSDLDFIGGASISCGGGEKEPVTSTLNMPVFDMEKDGSAGDEDGDGNQGTRPRPPIASEVGSLAGAGTQWGQAWKDNLRENWDSVTGIGIQGESLPYTDQFLDLDPTYTDNMGQPLLRLTYDFHDNDYKLYRYIAQRCKEIMDVMNPDHVVTTTELSPYNVHSYQSTHCTGGAIMGDSPENSVTNRYGQVWDTPNLFVTGAALYPQNPGMNPTGTLLALAYWQADAIKNQYLREPNHLITY
- a CDS encoding gluconate 2-dehydrogenase subunit 3 family protein codes for the protein MVNDTSNTPSSDEQNQRQDARQNTMSRRRFLQSLGFMATAGGAVALGITGFSTPTADEVAASAIGPSYPEGVNPYPYVPDTPTEAPDPDILRVLTLQEALVVDALVARILPGTVDDPGAREANVVVYIDNMLAFNDGFVEATYRSAPFAVTYEGDTPPSTDRFNAIPIAADQIKRYGYQHMLSPLEVYRIGITAVENYAQSQYDASVVDLSDEQQNEIVQSLLDNEVPGFTQFKPEAFFHVLRRHVSEGMFSDPVYGGNRDVVGWQLIGYPGAQRSYDGDEIRGDAPPRPPQTIAQMHHFHPGDNANNAVVLPVSGSDEDNLVDPDEHPSQSDLEEKEND
- a CDS encoding heme o synthase; translated protein: MDTLTRNTAPTKYKLLSSLRRMVHTYLELMKLRVVLLLVFTMVTAMVVASQQAALNPLSLISAIIGGTLTAGGASALNQFFDHKMDATMSRTSRRPIPSGRIKSTNAFLFGIGLLGWGSLVLMVGTNGLTAILAVIGALYYVIFYTLYLKRHTILNVIVGGGAGAFPVLVGWSAVAGTLSSGSLLLFLIVFFWTPPHSWALAYMVKSDYDRAEVPMLPVIYDERVTSFLMLWYSLLLVLLTLLPFPVGLLGGLYFGAAIVLGLRLIYLTLCFMSDTKKSLAKRLYKNSSMYLAILFLMMMLDVAIG
- a CDS encoding c-type cytochrome, whose product is MGVAPERSIPAGDAEQGRELIRQYGCSACHAVPNVAGPQGTTGPSLAHIAEQSYIAGVLTNTPQNLITWIQFPQEVDPQTAMPHVGVSYDDAVDIAAYLYSLDSDR
- a CDS encoding ferritin-like domain-containing protein — its product is MIVDNLKDLYLDELRDIYDAETQLVKALPKMAQAAASEKLQQAFDQHLQQTQEHVRRLEQIFDDLEANPKGETCEAMQGLIKEGDQIIKKDADADVKDAALIAAAQRVEHYEIAAYGTVCTYAESLSQPEALDLLKKTLEEEKATDAKLTDLAVSSINKKAQAS